ACTCCCCAGAGCAAAGCCACGGCGGCACTGCCTGCGAAGAAGGCCCATTTCCAAAAGGTTTTCCACTTGGGATCTTCATGTTTATGCATAAATTCCAAACCGATGGCCCGGAAGAACAAGGCAAACAGGATGAGGAAGAGAGGAACATAGAGATAGCTGAACATCAGCGCATAGGTGAGGGGGAAGGCGGCAAAGGTCGCTCCTCCTGCCGTAATCACCCAGACCTCGTTTACGTTCCAATAGGGACCGATGGTCTCCTGCAGCTGCAATTCCTCTTGTTTGGACTTCGAGAGAAAGGGAAAAAGAATTCCCGTTCCCAGCGTATATCCATCCAGTGCGAAATAAACCATCCAGAGGACCGCCCAAAGAGCAAACCAAATGATGGCCAGCACTTCTTGGCTCATTTTAGAATCCCTCCTTACGCCTGTATAGGACGGGCGCTTTTCCCAGGATCCACCTTTGGCGTTTCTCCAGGAATGTCGTTTTCGGGGCCCGCCACAGCATATTTTCGGAGCAGACGAAGATCAGAAATGATGAGAATGCCGTAGAAAAGGAAGAGACCTACCATCGAAAAGATCATTTCGCCCATAGCGATCGGGGACACCGCCTCATCGGTCTTCATCAGACCAAATACAATCCATGGTTGACGTCCCATCTCGGCAACCACCCACCCTAAATTAATGGCCACGTAAGGGAGGGGGATGGTGTAGAGGAGAACCTTGAGATAGCGGGATGAATCAAGCAATTTTTGTTTCGAATAGAGGTAAAAGCCGTAGATGGCCATAAAGAGGAAGTAGAGCCCTAAACCGATCATAAGGCGGAAGCTCCAGAAGACAACGGATACGTTTGGACGCTCCTCCGCAGGAACTTCCTTCAATCCTTTGACCTCACCGTGAATATCGTTCTTATTGAAGAGACTTCCCAGATACGGGATGCCTAAAAGCTCCACGGAATTCCGCTCATTGGCCGGATCAGGAATCTGGAAGAGATAGAAGGGGAGGTCTTTACCGGTTTCCCAAACCGCTTCAAAGGCGGCAGCCTTCACAGGATTTACCTTCCCGGTATTCACTCCGTGGAAGTGGCCGATAATGGGTACCATGAGGGTCGAGATGACCGCCATGATGAGGGCCATTTTAAAGGAACGGGTAAAAAACTCGAGATGGTGCTTCCGAAGCAAATGATACGCGCTAACGCCCAACACGAAGAAAGAACCGACAATGTAGCTGGCAAAAATCGTATGGGTAAACATATACCAAACATACGGATTTGCCATCACGGCGCCGAAATTCTCCAACTGAATCTTCCCATCCACGATGGAATAACCGACGGGGTTTTGCATGAAGCCGTTCGCCGTAATAATCCACAAGGCGGAGATGTTCGTACCGATCGCCACCATCCACATGGAGAAGGCCCGCAGTTTCGGAGAAAATTTATTCCGGCCGAAGAACCAAACCCCGAAAAACGTGGATTCAAGGAAGAATGCCAATAGCGCCTCAATCGCCAGCGGTGAACCGAAAATGTCCCCCATGAACTTCGAGTACTCTGACCAGTTGGTCCCAAACTGAAACTCCATGGTAATTCCCGTCACCACGCCCAGGGCGAAGTTAATGGCGAATAACTTGCCCCAAAAATCGGCCATCCGGCGGTAAATATCCTCTTTCTTGCGGGCGTAAAGCGTTTCCATAATCGCCACCAAGATGACCAGCCCGATGGTGAGCGGGACGAACAGGAAATGGAAGAAGGCCGTGAGTCCAAACTGCCAACGGCTTAGCGCCACAATTCCCGACATCCTCATATCCCCCTTTTTCAATAAAATTTTATAAAATCAGTTCCCAATTCTTACTTTATGATGAATCCTCCCTGAAACCTATAGGGGTTTTCCACTATTCCCAAGGTAGTTGTTACGGCATCATGGCAAAGTTGTTGCGAAGATGTGAATCGATGAACGATTGAAAGTTTTAAACCCTTCCCCCTTTGATTTTCTCCCCTATTTAGGAGAAAATAAGGTAGTGGAACGGAAGGCAGAGTGCAGGGAAGGAGTGTTCATCCATGAAAAATGAGATCGGCGTGATCGGTTTGGGAGTAATGGGAAAAAATTTAGCCTTCAATATAGAAAGCAGAGGGTATTCCGTTTCGGTCTTTAACCGTTCACCGGACAAGACAAAAAAGATGCTCTCCGAGGCGGAGGGGAAAAAGATTGAAGGGTTTTATACCATCGAGGATTTTATCGCATCTCTGGAACGCCCACGGAAGATCCTCCTCATGGTCCAAGCCGGAGAGGCGACCGATGCCACGATTCGGCAACTTCTCCCCCATTTGGAGAAAGGGGATCTCTTAATCGATGGGGGGAATTCCTTCTTTCAGGATACAAGGCGGCGGAGCATGGAGCTGGATAAGGCGGGCATTCTCTTCTTAGGGATGGGCGTTTCCGGAGGGGAAGAAGGAGCCCTCCATGGTCCTTCCCTCATGCCCGGAGGTTCGAGAAAGGCATATCAACTGGTGGAAAGGATCTTATTGTCCATTGCGGCCAAAGCGGAAGGAACCCCTTGTTCCGCCTACATGGGCCCCGACGGAGCCGGACATTATGTGAAGATGGTCCATAACGGCATTGAGTATGGAGATATGCAGCTCATCAGTGAAGCCTATGATATTCTTTCCCGTGGTTTAGGCATGGAAACGAATGAACTGGCAGAGGTCTTTGCCGCTTGGAAGGAAGGGGAACTCGACAGCTACCTGATCGAAATTACCGCTGAGATCTTTAAGAAAAAAGATCCCGAGACCGGGAAACCCCTCCTGCATCTCATTATGGATCGGGCCGGACAAAAAGGGACGGGGAAATGGACCAGCGAAAGCGCCCTGGATTTGGGAGTTCCCCTTTCGGTCATTACCGAATCGGTCTTTGCCCGCTACCTTTCCGCCAAAAAAGAGGAACGGGTCAAAACCGGACGACTGATCAAAGGACCTAAAGGAGAAGGGGCGGGGAAGTTTTTAGAGGAAAAAGAGCGTTCCTCCCTGGTAGAAGCGGTTCGAAAAGCCCTTTATGCCAGCAAAATCATCTCCTATGCCCAAGGGTTCTCCCAACTGAAGGCGGCCTCCGATGTGTACGGATGGGAGCTCGATTACCGGAAAATCGCCATGATCTGGAGAGGAGGCTGCATCATCCGGGCCCGCTTCCTGCAAAATATTATGGAGGCGTATGAAGAGGAACCCTCCCTCCAAAATCTCATCACCGCCCCATATTTCCGCAGCATTTTGGAGTCTTACCAAGAAGAATGGCGCAGGGTGGTCGCCTTTGCGATCATGCGGGGGATTCCTGTCCCCGCGTTCTCCAGCGCCCTAGCCTATTTTGACAGTTACCGCTCCGAACGGCTCCCGGCCAATCTCATCCAGGCCCAACGGGATTATTTCGGCGCCCATACCTATGAGCGGGTCGATCGGGAGGGAATTTTCCATACGAACTGGAAAGAGGAAGAATAAGAATTGAACGTTTTATGTCGAACCGGACGGGCCTCGTCCGGTTTTTTCATCATTTTTCACCAATTCACCAATCTTTCTTCAAACTTTCCCTAGAATATTTATAATCATTCAAAAAATCAAGGGATTTCCCCTATATATTTACCCTGTTTATTTACAAGATGAAAGGAAATGTAGGCTGGTCCATGATTCCGGAGTAATTCACCATTCGGGAATCTTCGCATCCACCTTAGAAAACCGAAAGCCCTTACAACTTAACCAAGTGATACTTTTTCGCCAGTTGAACCCAGTCCCTCTTCCGGTTCGTGCCCAGCTTTTTACTAATATTTAAGCGGTGGTTTTCTACCGTTTTCGTGGAGATCGTCAATTGCTCGGCGATCTCCTTTTGGGTATATCCTAAGACCGTCAAGACAAAGATCTCCTTCTCCCGAAAGGATAATGGGCAATGTTCATCATGAAGGGATTTATTCTCCTCCTTC
The DNA window shown above is from Thermicanus aegyptius DSM 12793 and carries:
- the gndA gene encoding NADP-dependent phosphogluconate dehydrogenase, with the protein product MKNEIGVIGLGVMGKNLAFNIESRGYSVSVFNRSPDKTKKMLSEAEGKKIEGFYTIEDFIASLERPRKILLMVQAGEATDATIRQLLPHLEKGDLLIDGGNSFFQDTRRRSMELDKAGILFLGMGVSGGEEGALHGPSLMPGGSRKAYQLVERILLSIAAKAEGTPCSAYMGPDGAGHYVKMVHNGIEYGDMQLISEAYDILSRGLGMETNELAEVFAAWKEGELDSYLIEITAEIFKKKDPETGKPLLHLIMDRAGQKGTGKWTSESALDLGVPLSVITESVFARYLSAKKEERVKTGRLIKGPKGEGAGKFLEEKERSSLVEAVRKALYASKIISYAQGFSQLKAASDVYGWELDYRKIAMIWRGGCIIRARFLQNIMEAYEEEPSLQNLITAPYFRSILESYQEEWRRVVAFAIMRGIPVPAFSSALAYFDSYRSERLPANLIQAQRDYFGAHTYERVDREGIFHTNWKEEE
- a CDS encoding cytochrome ubiquinol oxidase subunit I — encoded protein: MSGIVALSRWQFGLTAFFHFLFVPLTIGLVILVAIMETLYARKKEDIYRRMADFWGKLFAINFALGVVTGITMEFQFGTNWSEYSKFMGDIFGSPLAIEALLAFFLESTFFGVWFFGRNKFSPKLRAFSMWMVAIGTNISALWIITANGFMQNPVGYSIVDGKIQLENFGAVMANPYVWYMFTHTIFASYIVGSFFVLGVSAYHLLRKHHLEFFTRSFKMALIMAVISTLMVPIIGHFHGVNTGKVNPVKAAAFEAVWETGKDLPFYLFQIPDPANERNSVELLGIPYLGSLFNKNDIHGEVKGLKEVPAEERPNVSVVFWSFRLMIGLGLYFLFMAIYGFYLYSKQKLLDSSRYLKVLLYTIPLPYVAINLGWVVAEMGRQPWIVFGLMKTDEAVSPIAMGEMIFSMVGLFLFYGILIISDLRLLRKYAVAGPENDIPGETPKVDPGKSARPIQA